The Candidatus Paceibacterota bacterium genomic sequence CGTTTCCACAAGACCGACTCCTTCGCCGCCTAGAATTATCAGTTCTGGAGAAGTTAAATTTGCAACGGCAGCAATAAGTTTTCCGAGTCCTCGGCCAGCATCATCTACTACTCTCCTTGCGACTGGCTCGCCGGATGTTGCCATGTGAAGAATCTCTTCGTAACCCAACTTGCGATTAAGTGTATTTTCTACTGCCTGGATGATGGCACCTTGCGTCAGTACGGTGCGGGCGCAGCCTTTATGCCCGGATGGGCAGAGTGGTCCAAATGGATCAATCGGCCAATGACCGACGAGGCCTAAACCGTAGTCTTCATCTACAACGATTTGGTTATGAATAACTAGGCCAAATCCAACTCCAACTCCCAAAGTAATTACGGCGAATCTGGATAGACCACTTGCAGCGCCAAACCAGTGTTCGGCTTCAGTAAATGCAATGACATCGTTATTGATGACAGTCGGTATACCTGTCAGTCCTTCTACCATGGAGCCAAGAGGTACATTTTCCCACTCTAAAAAGGGTGCGCTGAGTACTTCGGATTTATCGTTCACTAACCCACCGATACCAATTCCAAGCGCGGTTATTTCATCCACTTGCTCAGCTAGTTCGCTTGCCAACGCGGCAATCTGGTCTGCCACGACTGCTGGTGCTTGGGAGGCAAGTCGCCTGTAGCCTTGCCCTACAACATTTGCTCGTAAATCTGTCACAACCGCAGTGACATCTTCGCCGGTCACTTTCATTCCTATGAAATGTCTAGACCCCGCCACAACATCTAATGGTTTGGAAGGTCTTCCTGTTTTCGAATCTGAGCGGTCCTCGGAATTAATTTCTACAAGAAGTCCGGACTCAATTAAAGGAGTGCTGAG encodes the following:
- a CDS encoding ROK family transcriptional regulator — translated: MKIAAPPWIPQSAQTRAVALEVLLHGPISRIDIARRLDLSPGSLTRLSTPLIESGLLVEINSEDRSDSKTGRPSKPLDVVAGSRHFIGMKVTGEDVTAVVTDLRANVVGQGYRRLASQAPAVVADQIAALASELAEQVDEITALGIGIGGLVNDKSEVLSAPFLEWENVPLGSMVEGLTGIPTVINNDVIAFTEAEHWFGAASGLSRFAVITLGVGVGFGLVIHNQIVVDEDYGLGLVGHWPIDPFGPLCPSGHKGCARTVLTQGAIIQAVENTLNRKLGYEEILHMATSGEPVARRVVDDAGRGLGKLIAAVANLTSPELIILGGEGVGLVETASASIQEGIREHRDPRAKTISFVTTSGDNTEWCRGAAVLAIQEYVLGRPYSS